The Panacibacter microcysteis DNA window TTACAGCAAGTATAATGATGATAATCTTATTGACCATAGCACAGTTTGATAACTGAAATTAAACAATGATTTTTATAAACATATGTTGCGCCGGTATTTGTGTTATGCTTTAGTAAGGCGGCTACCATAATGTAGCAATATTTGTAAATTGGAAATCTTTACAACATACATACCATTTGATACCTGATATGCTTAATGTGAGTGAATTATATATCTATCCCGTAAAATCGCTGGGAGGTGTTAAAATTCAGCAGGCGATGCTTACTGACCGCGGTTTTGAGCATGACCGCCGCTGGATGCTTGTAGATAGGGATAATGTTTTTCTTAGCCAGCGCGAAATGCCGCGGATGTCGTTGCTGAAAATAGATATGCAGCCAGGTGGTTTTGACGTGTACCACGCAGCTAAACCAGCCGAACGCTTTTTTATTGCATACGAAAGCAACCAAACAGAGCGGTCTGTTGTACGCGTATGGAATGATCAATGTATTGCGGTAAACGCAGGTAACTATGCTGATGCATGGTTTTCAGATATGCTCTCCGTACAATGCAGGCTGGTTTTTATGCCGGATGATGTGAAAAGACTGGTAGATCAACGCTACGCACACAATCATGAAATTACCAGTTTTTCAGATGACTATCCTCTCCTGATGATCGGCCAGGCCTCTCTGGATGATTTGAATAGCAGGCTCAGAGAGCCGTTATCTATGGAAAGGTTCAGGCCGAATATCGTTTTTACAGGCGGGTATCCATTCCAGGAAGATGATATCACTGCCTTTCAGATCAACGGCATTCAATTCTCTTGTGCCAAACCCTGTGCACGCTGTGTTGTAACCAATATAGATCAGCAAAACGGCATCAAAGGAAAAGAGCCATTAAAAACACTCAGCACTTATCGTATGCAGAACAACAAAGTGTTGTTTGGCCAAAACCTGTTGTACAAAGGCAATGGTATAGTAGCAACGGGCGATATAATAGAACGCACCTGAAATTGATCGAAATTTTTTTATACTTGGTCGAAATGCAGAAAGTTGCCCTGGGTAAAGCAGTAGCTTTATACAAATGAACTGCTGCTATGGAATTTGATAACGACAGGATAATCCGCCATAAAAATAAGATCGAAGTTTTTTACTGGGTTTTGGCTGCGCTGCTTTATCCATTGGTAAATATCTTCACTTTATTCACCAATAACTTCACTGCTGCAATATTTGTGGCACTCGCGGCAGTAATTGTACTCCCACTTTACATTACCTGTTCTGTATGGGTTTTGC harbors:
- a CDS encoding MOSC domain-containing protein gives rise to the protein MIPDMLNVSELYIYPVKSLGGVKIQQAMLTDRGFEHDRRWMLVDRDNVFLSQREMPRMSLLKIDMQPGGFDVYHAAKPAERFFIAYESNQTERSVVRVWNDQCIAVNAGNYADAWFSDMLSVQCRLVFMPDDVKRLVDQRYAHNHEITSFSDDYPLLMIGQASLDDLNSRLREPLSMERFRPNIVFTGGYPFQEDDITAFQINGIQFSCAKPCARCVVTNIDQQNGIKGKEPLKTLSTYRMQNNKVLFGQNLLYKGNGIVATGDIIERT